The Rosa rugosa chromosome 1, drRosRugo1.1, whole genome shotgun sequence genomic sequence CTTGACGAATTGAAGTGACCTTCGTAATTTCTGACTCTGTGTCAGCCAGACGTTGAATACGTGTGCCTGGAGTAGCCTTGCGTGAACAAGAAAGTCGTGCCAGGTTGTATTGGTCAGCACTATTCAACAATCCTTCAACTTTTCCCCTTACGGATGAAGGATCAATCCCATAATGGCTAAGCTCAGCTATCAACTTGTCAAGTTCCCCCTTGCTGGAAAGAATGGTCTTGGAGGAGTGCTTCATTATCATATCTTCAATTTGTTCACAAACTACAGTAGCAGCTTGTTGACGAATATCACGAAGTCTTTGGCTGGCATCTATAATAGCAGCTCCACCAAGAGAGGCCTCAGAAAAGGCTATGGTGTTCAGAGGCTTAGGAGGATGCACCATGGTAAGTGGACCTGTACATATATCATTAGTTAAAAAGAAGGGGCTTAAAGTGCAACGAAAATACACAAGAGTTAAGAATTGTACCTGTAGGGTCAATTTGCTGTGAGTCATTCTTTGCATTGGATTTTCCTTTCGTGGGTAAAGTGTAAGCCTCAAGTTCCGCTGCAGAAGGAACACGTATAGGGTCTGAAGAGGCGTCATCGTTCCCCCAAAGTGAATGACCATCAATCTCTGCACCCTGAAAAGATGGGAAAAGAACAATTCAAGTTCCAAAAAAGaccatacaaaaaaaaaaatccgaccCAAGTCCAAAAAAAGGGGTTACCTCATTATATGGCAACATCGGTTGTGAAGAAATTGGAACGTCACCAAGAAAGTCAGAATTCAGTGTAAACTCAGCATTGGGATCGCAATAGGTAGGGCCAAGACTGGTGTCAGTTTTCCGACGCTTAAAGTGCACCTCACTATTATTGCTACTACTGCTCCTACTACGCCTTCTTTCTTGGATTGCTGGTCTTTTCAGTTTAAGTTGACGGACCAAAGAGACGTGAGAATCTAAAGAGTCTACATCATCTTCTAGAAAGTCGACCGGGTGAGCCTGACGGTCGCTATCCGGGGGCAAAGCCTTATTAGGAGGCACAGGGACGTTGGTGCTACATTCAACTTCACAAGGACTCACATTTTTGTGATGAGGCGGTGTTGCACGGGAGACATTCTTGTCTTCTTTGGCTTTCAAAGTCCTGTGCGGTGGTCTACTAGTAGGCGCTACTTTCGTTGTCTTCACTGGTGTAGAACGGTACACTTTAGACCACCAATCAACGTAGTCTCGGGTAACCATATACTCTGTGACGGCACTTTGGGTAGGCAATGTTACCACGCACTTGGTGTTCCTTCTGGTGCAAGAATCCCAATGCTTATAAATCAAAGCCAATACGCTGGTGCGAATGTCATTCTTAAGGCTGCCAGGAATATCTTGGACATAACCAAACTGTCGACTGAATCGATGTGGACTGTATGGCTGAATAACCCGTCGGTTATCCTGTCTGAGAGAAAGATACCCGGAACGAAGGCTGATGAGATATATGAGGTCTAAATGGGAGATGCTATCGCGGTTGATAATCACCCTACTCTCCGAAAATACCCTGGCAAATGCACCCATCCTCACATTGTCACATGAGTTGAACAAAGAAAGAGCTTGTGAGTCTCCAAAATTCTTAGCTGAAAAGGAACCGGAGAAGCGGACCATACGGGGCCTTAGGTCGTTGGGAAGTGGAGATTGAAAGTGGGTGCCGAAGTACTCTGCTATCCATGCATAAATATAATGAAAAGGAAGAGCAGCCGAGCAATTACCTGGATCGCTGGAAACAGAAATCTCGTTCAAACCTTGATAGATGCTGGCCAGTACTGGTACCGCTAGGCAAAATTGTACACCCTGTGACATTTTGCTTGCAACTTTGAAAACTCCCGGACGAATCAAACCAGTGTCGTCTCTAGGTAAAACAAACAGGCACAACCAACAAGCAAGAAAGGCAGCCAAATAGGTGGGCTCTATGTCTTCACCCTCCATGCCTAAGTCATCAAATGTTGCGCGGTCTGCAGAAGTTCGTTGTCGGATCTCGGGGATCTTGCCAGATGGATTAAACGCATCTTGGGGCGGATCTCTTTTGTTCCTTTGGCTTTTGTTCGGAGGCCTCTTATAGCGCAAAGCTCCTCTATACCAATATCGTATCCATGAGGTTATCTTCACTTTCTGCCCTTGACCTTCCTTGCAAAGCTTATGGTAGGCGAGAAACAAATAGCGGCAGCTTTGTTGACTCCCTTTGCTCGTTGCAGAAAGCTCTTCAGCAGTTGGAACCACCTCATCATAAAACCGTCCAACAATGGGCAAACCTCCGAGTTGGTCCAAATCCCAAAGGGAGATGGACATTTCTCCTCTAGATGTGTGGAGGGTATTCGTCGCAGGGCACCAGTATGCGCAGAAGGCCCGTATGACAGGTGCAACACGGTCATAGCTGAACAGTGAGGCGAATATAGCTCGATAGAGGCCAGTCTCCCGGATAAGCTTGCCATTCCTGCTTAAAATATCTTCTACCCATTCCCAGTAGAACTCTGTGTAAGAAAACCCGCCATTTGCTCGAAATGCATTGCTCCACTGCACTGAACTATTGCATATGCGATCGTTGAGAAGTGTGAATGGGGTCTGAGGAGTGTTCTGATCATGATGCGAGGACTTCAGCAACAGTACATGCGAGTTTTGTTGGTCTCTTCCAGATCTCGGTTGTCGAAACATAGCCAGCTGGCGAGGTACCACATGAGTCCACTGGAGGATGTGTGCTGAAGGGTCATAAGGAGGGACATCGATTGCTTGAGGCCCAGTCAACGATGGGTGCACTTGCAGAGTAGTGCCGTCACTTTGAGTATCCTCCGGATCTTCGAGGATGGTGAATGTCCCTTTCTTGAAGCACTTGAAGAAAGTCATGGCCACAAAAAGACGGGAAGCGCGATCGCGAGTGCCTGACGATGTACGCGAAGCCTAATCGCTTTTGGTGGACCCTACCACGCACAAATGTGGAGGAATCCAAGCGTTTAGGACGTCCGCGTTCTTCTCTCCGTGAGCCGCCAAATACGCGAAGCCTAACCGCTTTTGGTGGACCCTACCACGCACAAATGTGGAGGAATCCAAGCGTTTAGGACGTCCGCGTTCTTCTCTTTGACGTCGATAAACACGCAAAGCCTAACTGCTTTTGGCGGACCCTGCCACGCACAAAAATGGAGGAGTCCAAGCACTTAGGTCGTCTGCGTTCTTCAATTGTCGCCAAAACCCTGAAAAAAAACAAGCAATATACATACAAAATTGTGTGACATAAAAAAAGTGGGGtatgaaaagaaagagaaaaaatatatatatgttcaaaaaaaaaaaaaaagaagaagaagtaacgATGCCATGGCATGTGAAGAGAACAATTAGAAGAACATATGGATAACTCATGCTTTtgttgtaataaaaaaaaatcatgctaTGGGCTGTAGTGTTGCACATGCATATAATTATAATTCTATATGTACTATGTCAGAAGGTGCACAAGATGTGtgaaagaaataataaataaaggtTAATAAGCAGCCTACCTTGCAGCTACCAAAAAGCTCGCGTCCAATCAAGGCCCCAGGAGAAGCAAACACACCAGAAGCAGCAAAGCAGGAGTGAGGGTCTTTCAATTATCACTAAAGCCCTGAgaaggaaaaaatatatatttaaactTTGTTTTTAGAATGCACGTCCGAAGAAAAAAACAAGGGGCGCTAACGTCAGCAAGACAAAAAGCACATGGGGGcatttatgtatatatattgtcAGAACTCCACATTTGAACAAGGATTGATGAAGATCAAGGTATCTAAAAAAAAGAAGGGGGCAATGAGATCATGGCACATGACAGAGctggatttaaaaaaaaaaaaaaaaaaaagaaatcatgCTTTGACTGATGCTTTGAACTCGGGAATCATGCTTTCCCTTGaactcagaccaaaaaaaaaaaaaaaagaatcatgcTTCTGGAtgttatcgaaaaaaaaaaaaaaaaaaaaaaaattagcgtAAACGACAGACTAGGTGTGGAGGATGTTCACTATTATTTCTCTGTTTGGGTCGAAAGAAGGAAGGAAATTGGAAATATATTGAATACGGTTTGGTTGATCATCTGTCTGATTGGGTCGCTATTATTTCTCTGTCTGATTATCCTTGATTTCCTAGTCTACGGTTTGGCTAACAAATAGTCTTCCTATCCCaaaagttattttcttttcctttgctACTGTCAAACAGTCAAAGTTTCATGTGAAAAAAATATCATGCTTGGCTGCACGTGCATATATGTATGAATATGGCTATATTAAAGAAAATGAATAGAGGGAAAGGACAATTCATGGAATTATGTCGGAAGGAGCATGCATATATAAAGGATGAATCATGGTGGATATCATGTCAGAAGTGGAACATGGAATCATGGATAATTCAATAGCAGAAAGGCATGACACATATAAAAGAACTAATAAAAAAGACTAATTAATAAAGGAAGATCAGCAGGCCTACCAACCTCTACCAACAGCTGGCGTCAGATCAAGGTTGCTCGCGTCAGATCAAGGTTGTCTTTTGGTTCTTTACTGCAGTAGCAACAGCAGCTCCTGTCAGAAATATAGAAAGACAAAGTCAATACAAGCCAATGGTTGTCTCAATTATTAATGAAAAAACGCGTAAAGACAAATAACCTTAATTGTTTGATGGtcttctgccacaccaaagacAAGAGGCAAGGAAGTTGAGAGTTGGCAGCCGAGTCTAGAGTATTGAAGATGACAGGTTTGACAATCAAGTCTGAGGAGGCCTTATTTATATTGAAAAGCTAGAGTAAATTTCCTAGTTGGGACTAGGAAAATATGGCAGAAATCCTGAATTTTCTGCTATATATGGCGTCAAGTTAGATTAATTGCTGAAATCAGGGTATATTATATTAATTTGCGCcaatatatgaaaaaaaaaaaaaaaaaaaaaaaaaaaaagatccatTCCATAAATTTATCTGCTGATTTGAAGTCATTGacatatttgtggaataaaatTGTGATTGTAAGAGAATCTCTATTAAATTAAATCAAGATTTTGGGagaatctctacaaaattaaATCAAGATTCCAAAGGAATCTCTACAACTTCGAAGTTCTAGAAGTTGGCTGCTAGCAAAGTGCTGcatcaaaatatgaaaaaaaaaaaaaaaaaaaaaaaaaagagtcaaaatcaaaacttcaagTCACACCTCCAACACGTGACAACATATTTACAGCGCACCTTGAAGTGGGGGCATTTGTAGACACTAaaattttaatgaaaataaattcattaaataattcagtcaacactcaaaattatgaccgaacaaattTAGTCGGCATGTGGGTCCCACAAAATGTCCACGTGGCTTGTGAGTCAGCAAAATCTCACAAATTCAGAGAATGACACTTGGCGACACTTGAAAGGCCCgacggcaataaatgaatttgttccggctaaatcaattgatattaaagcggatcaatcaaattaaatcaattgattccaagtcaaatcaagtattaaatctcgtctgctgattagatatcaatttatttaaattgataatcaagacgACAATCAGTCATCCaattaattggctaaatttCTTAATAGTCATAATTAAATCGGTTAATTAAAACTGATTGATTTAATTGTGATATTAacgaaatacaattaaaatcagccatcaaattaattggttaattccttaatagtcgtgattaaatcagttaattaagactgattgatttgattacgtaattaaggaaaatacaattaattacgtgtcatcaaggcattccaaattgagggagacgccgacactataaataccccctctcaaatcaagagaaggacttcaaccaaaatagagaagaaaatacTCTCAGAATCTCTGAAGCCTCCCAAGCACGTGTGAAGAAccctcaagctgccaaatagccggttcctCACTAACCTCAAGTCAAAGCGTTCGTCACGTGTCAACTCTCGTGATCATCATAccactcaagatcaagcgtcaagcccttgagcgaaattcatcgtcggagattgaatcagagcatctacagagattgtaacccgcacttaaattaataaaattattatttttgtacacgtgtctgtATCTTGTTTGCTTTCAGATTTTCGTGTTTACAATGAGGTGACTGAAAGGCGAGCTGGGTATTTCTTCAAAACCGGTGCTTGTAGCACAATCCAGCTAGACCAACACAGGCAATGACCAATTAGACATATGCATCCCAAGGTCCAATTCTTCTCCTTGGCATCTCCAAATGATGAGAACAGAGAATGAGATTGGTTTAAATATTGTGAATCACTTGGGGGTCCATAAATTGTTGGCCCTTTGTAAATGGTTATGACTGAGGCTCCAGCAACAGAAGCCAGAGTTCCAAGCACCTTGGCTTTGCCATCTTTTCTATTCAAGTGAACTTGTTCAATTCTGCAAGACAAATGTGATAATGATAAAGAGTTCTGTCTGGCAGTAGTTTTGAAGATTTAAGTCTGAAATGCATTTAAGTCTGATACTGTTTGGAAGATTTAGTTGAGAAGTGTTTATGAGTTCTATGTTTTCCTAACAAAAGCGTTTAACTACTAGAAAACAAAACGCTTCCTACAGAAGCATATACAAATGAGCTAGCACGAATTGCTACTAGTCCGATGAACAATATTTGCCTGAATAGTGCAGCCATGAAAAATGTAATTGCAGGGACTGCATTCTCTATTGCAGAAGAAAATGTTGGCGAAGTGTTTTCCAAACCCAAGAGGTACAATCCTTGATTGCATGTGATCCTGACAACAAACCAAAAAATGAATCAATTAGCAGCTAGCAGTCTCAACTACTAATTACTAAAAATATCTATTTTTGGTGCATCTCGATAATATATAAGAACATACCCAAGAAGTCCCATGAGGAAAAACTGCATGACAAGGCCAAAATTTAGTGGTGGTCTATCTTTCCTGCACGGACAACATAGATGCATGTTAGCCAGTATTGCAAAGATAAAGGAGCTCAAAAATATATAATGTcagactgaaaaaaaaaaaaaaaaaaaaacaaatactaAGATGAATTTTCTTGTAATTTGGCTTTAACTACGTCATACTTCTCTAGAAAGTATGCAAAGGGACCGAGCAGAAGCAGCGCGATGATGTTCCTGTAAACTGGGAACACAAGCTTGCTTACACCCATGTTAAGCACAGTTCTGAGGATGACATGTTGCCCTGCATAACTGAACTGCAAGGCAGTCAATGCCATGTGAATCCGGGCACGTTCAGGCATCATACACCATAGTCTCTTGCCATGAGCTCTACTAGTACTTGATGATGAACCAGCCTCATCAGCCATTGTAGCTGATACTCCAAATTACACAGGATTGAGTATCGAGGAGTATTTGGCAAATGTTTGAGACTTCAGAGGCATAATGGATAATCAAGAGTTCAACACCATAGTGTCTAACAATATAACATGTCAGAGTATTTGACGAAACACTATTCAGACTATTCCATTTGCACATGCCATATTTGACTATCCTATTGACTAAATCTGTTTCGGACATCAGATGTATGAAAATACAAAACTATGAGAGTCAGCAATGACTATGACTAGAGTTTCAGTTGCTGTCCTATATGACAACAAGCATCTTACAATTACTTGTCCTTCAAGTTTCGGTGGATTGATTCTCAAGATATGTTCCTTAGCATATTAATGATATTAAATATTGAtgcagacaaaaaaaaaaaaaaaaaaaaaaaagggtaacaTCTGCTTTTACAAGAAGTTTACAAAATACAAACATTCAAATATGAATCGTTGGATGATGCTAGAATGGATGATTATTGGAAAATTTGGATGTGTGCATTGCAATTAAATTAACAAGTTTGTTCCCTCTGAACATCTAATAAAGTTAGAATAATACCGAAGAAAATTATTTAGCATGCCTCGAAGGATGACAAAGCATAATCgagaaaagaaattaatcaAATTTGGGACATTGGAAAACAGAAAGGAGAATttcagtcaaaaaaaaaaaaaaaaaacagaaaggagaagaaaatagCTAGAAAGCACCAAGCAAGCGGCCCAAGCCCAAGTGATGAACACACTCTTTCATCCCAAAACGCAGCGTTTTACTCCAAATTCAGAAACCCCGAACCTGAGGTCAAGTGTGCTGGCGTTACTGTGATTAGAAGTTTAAGACCCTTTTTGAAATGTCGACCCAGAAATCGAAGGGAGCTCCGGCCGCTCCGGTAGAGCTCGACAGCAGCGACGACGAGAACGCCGCCGCGACGCCGAACATCACGAAGAAAATCCCGCCGGCGGCGGCCGTCGGGCAGCAAACCCTAACCTCCCGTAGCTTCTGGAAAGCCGGCGACTATGTTGTGGGCCCCTCCAAGCGGCCGTCTCTGGCGAAAGGGCAATTGGAACACGCGCGAGTCCATCCCAAGTTTCTTCATTCCAATGCTACTTCGCATAAGTGGGCTTTTGGAGGTAAAGCCTAAAGGTTTTTTTGGTTTATTAGGGAAATTGGTTTTAGGAAACTTgcccaattttcaattttcaatttttatttatttatttatgaagTTGTTATTTGCAGCCATTGCTGAGCTGTTGGACAATGGTGTTGATGAGGTAGGCTTTTATGCATTGCATTGCATGCTTCTGAATATGAATGAAGATAAGAAACTAATCTTTAAACTTTAATTTAGATACAAAATGGGGCAACTTTTGTCAGTGTGGATAAGATTGATCTCAAGAAAGACAACTCTCCGGCATTACTTTTCCGAGGTATGGTTTCGTTGCCAGATGCGGCTTGTTTAGAAGTGTGGGGAGATTTGAAAATGGAATGGTTTTTGTGCAGATGATGGGGGTGGGATGAATCCGGAAGGTCTCCGCAAATGCATGAGCTTGGGTTATTCTACAAAGAAGTCAAACACAACTATCGGGCAATGTAATCACAACAAACTTCTTGTTTTATTAGCTGTGAGCTTAGTTTGATAGAGTGTCGTCTGCATTATGTGATGTGTGTGTTTATTTTCAACAAGGTGATTTCTTGTTGTTGGACTTATGTTCAAGCAACCTCATATCAAGCTACGTTTTTGCACTTCTTTTGTTTCTGCTGGAGAGATGGTGCCAAATCTAAAACAGTACCCTTGCTCTCTAGAGTCTAGACTGAGTAGAATTTCATCCAACTGCACTTTTTGACTATATAATGAGATGTTGGGTACAAGTGTAACATTGAAAACATTTCAGCTTTAATAGAATGAGGTTTCTAGTGTCAGAGGGTTTGGAAGCACAAGTGTTAACCCCAATTGTGTAACCTACAAATAATTTTGTTTTACAATGCTGTAGAGGTCCTTGTGATTATCTTATTGGTAAAACATGCTTAATGCATTCTAGGTGGTTTAGTTCATGATTATAAACTTTTCTATTTGTGGGTCATTCAAGTCCTGATCATTTGTATGTTTGTGTTCGCCTTGAAATGTGACAAGTATATTTGTTTTCAGATGGTAATGGATTCAAGACAAGTACTATGAGACTAGGTGCTGATGCCATCGTTTTCAGTCGTGCAACTCGTGGAAGGTATTTTAAGTTTCTGTTTTCTTCTAAATCTGAAGTGTACCTGAGGCAATCAATCCCCCAACCTTTACTATATTTCTTTCTGCTACATCCACACATCGAGCCTTCTATCACTGAAGGTTCGAAAGCTTTAATTTAACTTGAGGACAATTGGTAATAGGCCCCCCTCATGCATATTTACATTTGCTAAAAGTTTTTACGTAGAATAATGCATAAACATATCATTATTTCATAGTAATAGACTTCTTTTATGAATAATTTGTGTGTTTTATGACTTCTTTTGCTCTTACATCTGTCTTTTAGCAAAGCTACCCAGAGTATTGGACTTTTATCTTATACGTTCCTACGGAGAACTGGGCAGGATGATGTTATTGTTCCAATGGTATTTTTTTTGCTTATTAAAATTAAGCTTCTTTTTCCCTTCTTAAACCTTGAATATAAATCTGTATCCGCAATTCACACTTCAGTTTGGTTTCAATTGCAGATTGATTTTGACATCTCTGGAAATTGGGTTCAACCAATAATTTATAGCTCACAGGATGACTGGTCTTCTAATTTGAAAACAATCCTTGAATGGTCGCCCTTTGGATCAAAGGAAGATCTCTTGCAACAGGTATGTTAAATTTTATGCTTTTCATAGATATTATACAGTTGTTTTCATTGGAAATTATagtgagagatttttttttttccctcatcttttttcttctaaaatCCTGCTAATATTTTGTATTCATCACCGAGATAAGGTTGATGACTCAAACCAACTCCAGT encodes the following:
- the LOC133742179 gene encoding protein WALLS ARE THIN 1-like, coding for MADEAGSSSSTSRAHGKRLWCMMPERARIHMALTALQFSYAGQHVILRTVLNMGVSKLVFPVYRNIIALLLLGPFAYFLEKKDRPPLNFGLVMQFFLMGLLGITCNQGLYLLGLENTSPTFSSAIENAVPAITFFMAALFRQILFIGLVAIRASSFVYASVGSVLIEQVHLNRKDGKAKVLGTLASVAGASVITIYKGPTIYGPPSDSQYLNQSHSLFSSFGDAKEKNWTLGCICLIGHCLCWSSWIVLQAPVLKKYPARLSVTSL